Sequence from the Mugil cephalus isolate CIBA_MC_2020 chromosome 20, CIBA_Mcephalus_1.1, whole genome shotgun sequence genome:
TGAATACAAGAGATGCTGAGTGAAGAAGCATGTCACAATCTTCCCAACTGCATCTTGCACATATTTACTGTGTACTCTCCTAGATTCCTTTTAAGTCGAAGCTGCACTCAGAaatgagtgtgtttttcttttgtgttatgGCACGAGTATGCTATGGAATCAGGCCCCTTTAGCTCACAGTAAACTACAGGTCATTTTGATCATTCCCATTAACCTCTACAGGATATTTTGGTGGAGCAGGAAACTATATGGGAGCAGGTCTTGGTGCTGGAGGCTTTGGAGCAGGTAATACAGGGCTATGCCACAAAAAAAGTGAATAGTATTTATACCTTTTAGCAGATGGAGCAGATTTACTTTACCTGTGCTAAAAATGTTCTATGCACTGCTCACAGGTTTGGGACAGGGAGCCTATCTGGGCGGGGCAGCTGGAAAACACGGAGGTAagcatgtgtattttttattcttttcttattttgagGATGAGGATCAAGATTTTTGTGCTAATTTTAGCTTTTCTATCTTAActcctctcttttccccctCTGCCAGCTGCTGCACTTGGACAGGGTGGTTATCCCCAAGGTGTTGCAGGAAAGTCAACTGGTGAGGCTGTGAAATCTTGAAATCTTCTGCCTTATTCCTTTCTTGAATAGACACAAGTTAAgtatttctctctgtttatgCTTTAGCATATACGTATGCATGAGTGGTACATTGATATCCTAATTTATGCCTGGCAAGGAAGTAAACAAACATTCTTTATGTGGAATAGATACAAAGTGTTTTATAGTTGTCGAACAGAGCTAGTTGTACAGTTGTtcaataaagtctttttttttttttttttgttttcaaaaaggCTATGGTGACGGAGCAGCAGGGCACCTTGGTGCTATGGCAGGCAACGGCTTCGGTAAGTGCCAGCTCAATAGTACAGCTAGCttaagaaacaacaaacacaatttaaCCTGAGGAGCACAAGACACGAGTTGCATTAATATTGTCACTGATATACAGTCAGTATGAGACAAACTTTCTTCGCGTTGAGTGAATTTGTTCTGTGTTAACTGTAGGTGCAAAACCTTTATCTACACATATTTGCCATGCACATATTGCACTCTTAGATATTTCCTGCCCCTTTGTTGCGTAGCTGTGATCTCTGAAATGTTTAACATATAGAGCCATCTCTCAACAGGTTACGGGAATGGTTACAGTGATGGTTATGGAGCTGGTGAGTGGCATCTAAAATAATAAGTTagggaaaaaagaagacaaaattaGTGCTAATTAGAACTATGTTTCAGGGCTTGGTTACCCTGCAGAATTAGCTGATGTTGCTGAGGGCAAAACAGGGAAGCGTGAAGGTAACACTTTTGAGGAGTTATAACCTGCTGAGAACCAAGAGGTGAAGAGGTGGTGATACTAACCTGTAGATGCTTAACCTTTGGTGTTTGACAGCTTGAAAAACAAGATGCTGTCAAAGATAAGTGCTGCTTAATATAGCCAGTGTGGTCATTTAACCACTGGGTGTAGCTATTGTCTCTTATTCATAGAAACTGACCAGTTTAATCTTGTGGCTTCTGACCTCCTGCTCAAGTAGATGCTTATCAGATAGTTATGTGAAGTTATGTGAAATATTCCTGTTAGTGAAATCAAATATGAGCATTTTTTAGCGCTCAGTTCCGGAAGCTACGTGGGACAAGTCCAGGTGGCATGTGGTAACAGATTTAACCTCTTTATAGCTATGcctgtttttctgcctcctgtgcaaaaatgacatgaaTATAATAGTAAATGGGTTATATCTTCACAATTCTTAAGAgctgtatgaataattttggtcacctttgacacaaacaccagtaTGATTGCTACAGAAGTGTCAGAATATAGatatatgttactgtgtcagagaaaattcatCTGGAACAAAGTAGTAAATTTCTGTTCTGTacctaaaaaaaaccccacattaTTTCGAGTAAAAACCGTCCTTGATGTGTGGTTTAGcccagttcaaatatgaattagtaATGTGAAATCTGAGTAACTGTAGCAAAAGTAGATGTTAAAAGGGTGAATCTGAacaattttagagatgttttattccatttatgtCCAGGCAGAAtcacaaatgaaaaactaatttagtttCACCGATATatcacaaaatacaaatacaactgaCTCCCTCAGACCCTAAGTAAAGAGTTAGCAGAAGCACTAAATGAGACATTCACTGTAATCGTGTTTTTGTCACGCTCCCATACTTGCTTGGGGTTTTATGTTGTATTTCGTTTAGGTGCCAATGCCTGATAGAcgcttttagatgagtttctccctgttattttggtgtattacatgttcaGAATGGTGCACACTACCATGCGTTTAGATCGTCTGTAGCGCGCGTATCTCACCTCATTATTGTGCTCTTTCTAACACCAATACTTGATTTATTCGTAGTAATTCATGAAATGGTTATCTGCATAGTTGTCTAATAAAACCTGCATAGTCCTATCAGAATTCAAATGCAAAACTAAGAGCTACAGCTAAAAAATCTAATTACCCTGATGCTAATGACTCAAACCTGCCACCTTTTGCACACATCACATTTTTTGTCAAACCAGCATGTATGCTAAACGAAACTAAACCTCTCATTCACTAACAGAATTTCtgtgcaaatattttttccatGATGTTTGGAAACCAGCCACAGAAGCCCCTTTTATCTTCTTTCAGGAGCATTTGGTGCTGGCCTGGAACCTACTGGTGGCAAATATGGTGAGCAGCACTGGCCTGACCTCATCTTTCTGCTTCATTATCAGTCAGACCTCTGTCAATGTGACTATCTGTGCATGAGTCAGGCTTGAGCTAGTGGGTCTTGTGGAACTGGCTGATGGCCCATGCAGATTAAAGGGTACTGGAGATATGATTCCATTTTACCATGtcgtctttttttcccctgcactAGGCGGAGCTGCTCAGAGTCCTTATGGTAATGTTCCAGTGATTCCTGCTGGACTGGAAGGTAGGCGCAGCATGTGTCTGAAACTTTATTTGTAACCCTGATTACACATGTTAATGAATTAtagttctttaaaaaacaacaacaagaacaaacaaacaaaaaaaaaaatacttaccTGCGTCCCCCACCGTAAAAGGATTAGCTTATTTTAGCTGATCAAGACACATTTGTTAACTGATATTCAGTTGTGTCCCTTAATTAAACTAATCgtatataaatgaaacaaaacttcAAGTTCAACTCCCCCAGTCTCAttgttttatattctgttaaTGTGTCACAGTCACACTGTGCCAGAGCTGTCAAATccatatatgtatacatatgtTCCCTCTAGGTGATGGTAGCTACCCATACGCAGCTCAGCATCTCAGCCTTGGTGCTGAAGGCACCAAAACCGCCAACAAATATGGTGAGAATGAGTGACTATGTGTGATTCTAAAGTATGTCAAACTGTGTCAAATGGAAAAGTCCGTTAGCTGTGggggtgttgttttttttttttttctttaaccacTTAAATCTCTCTGTGGTTATAACGCTCAAAGAGGtaacagtgaaaacaaataagatTAAATCTGAGATAATGCTATATTCATGGTTCCATGAATATGACTAATGATATGAGCAATTCATATTCTGAGCATTGGTATGCGCAATTGAAGTTTTTTACATCTGTGctggttttaaaaatgtaattcctGGCACATGTCTTTGATAAGGTTATGGTGCACATCTCGGACCACCTCAAGATGCCTTGGGTAAGCTACACACTTTATTAACCTCCACTCGCTTTGCTGTTTCTTGTAAACTTATTAGTCATGCCGTCTCGCATAATATTACAACGTCAAAACACAGTGGCAGCACATGTCGCTTTGTCGCTGGGTTTGCTACTTTATGTACATCTTGAGACTAACATGCAAACTGTACATTTAGCAAAACAATTTAGATAATCTGTATGTACTCACAAATGTTTCTACTCCCTCTGAACATGCACTTTTTAAACTACGTTAACACTACAAGAATGGCTACATGCATTATGGATTATTTACCACTCAAGGGTATGGGGCCTGAATCGCGTTGGTTTAGCCCTCTAATCATAcatttttgaaagttttaacTTAGCAGtcaactctttcttctttcttttctttctaacaCTGAACTAAAGCTTTCACAGGAGAGCAGACTGGCAAATATGGCGGGGCGAATGGTAATGGATACAAAGGTGAGAGTGCAGGAAGTTTTACAATTGGTGCATGAAGAGACCATTACAACAAACAGTTAATAAGTGTTAGCAATATGTTTATAGTTCCTTGAGACATTCATTTTCAATATAACTGttatgaagaaaacatttttcagatCAGGTTTCAGATAAAACTCGGCATACGTGTAGTTATGGTTTTGTCACTGACAAGTCTTCCTGATTCTatatctttgtctttgtctttaacCAGGCTAATTCAAATGACCTGCACCTCTTCAAGTGGATCATGAGTTTTTAAAGCCTTCTGTGTGTTGTACTCCATTTTGCCTTATTGTGTtggctttttgtcttttaattgaTTTTCTTAACCCCCTTGACCCCCCTTGATATTTTTTACCTATGTCTGTTGTATGTCTTGTTTGTCCAAATCCTGCTGTACCCCACCAGTTTAATTCTATCGATGCTTAAAAGATACTGGTGGTGACTGAACGTTAAAAGTGTGAGAatattgtctctgtgtttgaaaataaaattatgattTTACAATTCGATTCGTGATTCAAATACAAGCAACACGTCAAAAAGTTTGATGTAAAGTTCCGCTGAACACTGTGTTCACTTTGACAGACCCAGTGCAACCTCATCCGTGACAGGAAGTTTTACCACTTCCTTTTTCATGTCAGGCAGCACTGCCAGATAGaacatgacaaaaacataaCTTAAAACTACAAGTGATAACATGAAACAGTAAACAATACGAATGTCTTTATTGTAGATAAACCAGCGTGTCAAAAATCCTAAAAATGATACTGTGACTAAATACATTACACACACTATTAcatgttgtaaatgttttgtagaCACAATAAAATGCAGTACATCTGTCTGCAAACATGTTATTTCGGTTTTTCAGGTTGTAAGTAGAAGCTATATCAATCAAACTGACCTGCGGGGACTTTTATATGATCTGCTGCTTATGATATGATGTACAAAGGCAATGCTGCTTAATTTCCGATACATATAGTACATTTATAACTGAcactaaaagaaacaaatagataaatatacaACAAAATTGACAAATGGATTGAAAACAATACATTCCAGTGATCTGAATATTTCACTCATCCAACATTAATAAGTGTCAAAAtaattatacaaatatatatgGAGACTGTTGTGGGACAAATGCTAAAAAACTGCAAGCAAAAGctaaacattttgaataatATCTAGCCATTTTTTACTCCCCATCTTATTTATCGTGATACTGGTTTGAGAAACCCTTTTGATTAAATTAATGTCATCGGCACACCAAattaaatgaatcatgtttcaATTCTGCCTCGGTAAAACCAGTCATGGGTTATTTGACATCATACATTTGACTCTCAGAAGTAAGACTGATTTTTCCATGAACTTGATTCATTGGCAAACACACCCATCTCTAATAGGATGGCCTTTGGAATAGGATGTGAATGACGTGACACGTACAACTTCTTCAGACTTTGACTCATAGGTGTTGGTTTATACTCCATACATGTTTTTCCACTCAGACTTGGAGCACACTTCACTTCCCATTTGAAGTACAGCCTGCCATGCTGCAAATTACACAGATCCTCCTTTACTCCTGCAGACAGAACCTGCTCACATTCTCCTAACAAGTCATCGTCCCAGTTGTTGTCCTGATCCCACACTTCAAATCTCAATTTGTTTCCTCCAGACAGATCCTGGGGGCCCAGGTCTTCGACTATGGCCCAGTGTgggttgttgttattttgaaTGACATGAGTACGGCGGACCATCTCTCTGCCAAAGAACACCTTGACATATCCGTCTGTGGCTGTGCTGTGGTCTCCCCATAGATCAGCGGCTCGTTGAACTGTTACAATGACCCGTGCCATGCCCTTACGTGTTGGGCAGCAATCCGTGTTCACAGCAGGTTCATTGTGGCAATGGCACACACATGAATCCTTCGAGTCGCTCTTAATACCAACCTGACAACGGTCGCTGCAGTTCTTCATCAGGCCTTTCTCCAGGATGTAATGGCTAATGGCAGAGCGCAGGTTTTTCCGGACAAATGTGTTTACAGGCAATAATTCATGCAGAGAGTCCAGGGAATATGAGATTATATCTGGATTCTGTGGTAATGTGTTCAGCCATTCTTTGTAGGCTGATGGATTTTTGTCAGCAGAGAAGAGAAGGTCTGGCTCTGTGGTATGGCCCCCCTTTATTTCTGTGAACCTGCAAGAGAATACAGTGTTTCAGATGCTGAATCAGAATGGCTTTTCATTTATAATGTTTATGTTCTGTTACCTGTCATTGAAGAGGCTGGAGAAAGaatttttgttttccatcttgTTAGCATCCTTCTGgcagtgtttcatttcagtttttacttcAACTTTGATGCTCGCAGATGCCTCAGCTTCCAGACAcatttccacttcctccacGCTGAGGCCTTGTAGGCTTGCTTGACACTGCCTGATGCTGGTCACAGATTCAACTCTTCCCCCCAGTTTCACCTGACAAATTAAAGCAGATTTTTGATAAGCAAATGTACTATATGGTTACCACTGCCttgagttattttaaaatatgaacaacTTCCATATACCTTGGTGATGTAATGCGTGCCAAAGGTGTCAATCAGTTTGTAAAATCGTTGCTTGGTTCCTGGGCTGTAGATTTTGGGGAGCTGCTTCACTGCTTTATGAAATTCTCTGTGCAACCTGGGAGTGCTGGACACTCTGTAGCTGTTTCCAGTCAGATGACAGGCAAGAAACAACAGAGCAGTAAGAAACAAGTGTGTAATAATATTTGCATATATATTCACAAGTTGAGGGGTCCTCATCTCCTTACCTGTAGTACTCACAGGACATGCTTTGACTTGAGAAGCTGAACTTGtcattctttgttttctccataGAGTACTCAGCTAGTTTAGAATGGGTTCCAGCCAGCATCAGCGAGGCTCCTTTGTCATTCTTACTAAATTCTAGGCCAACTTTCCAGTTGTTTTCAACAGAAGATGTGGTGGAACTGAGTAGAGACTCACTGGATTTGTGAAGTTTAGTGGCCACTTTCATACTGCAGAACTGTTTTGTCCTCCAGTCCAACACCGACAAGGgcagtttttgctttttgttctccAGATAGGAGTTGGTACACAGTGTGCATGTTTTGTCCTTTCGTTTCCACTTATTCATGTCAAGCACAAAGGCACCCTTGCGTTCCATTTTGGTGATGTCGAAACCTTCCCCGGCCAGATTGGTACCTGGAGCAAATTCTGCTTCTACGCACTGTCTGGGTGTTCCTTCTGTGCATGACTGATACGTACACTGAGGGAGGACCAACATGAGACTGGTCCACACGCAAATCTTCAACAGAACCATGTTACTGTTGAATTGGATGACAGATTCagtctgaaaagaaacattttagttGAATAAACACACGCAGAATTTTAAGTGCACAGAAAGTCGCCAACATGTATTGACCATACATGTCAATTGTCCCTACCCTCTGAATACAAAAGCCTTTAATTAGATTTATGGACAGATCTTAGGTTTGGTTAAAGCAGGGGACTTTTAGGATTGTAGTTAAGGTTACAGCAAAGTCATGGGCAAATGAAAGATTCATGTTTTTAAGATGGAAATGAACAGTGGTCTCACAAGTCAGAATCTagtgttttgttgacccatccattcacCTAGACATTCTCCATGTGGACACTTTGAGGCTCACTCACTATGTTTCCTAattttcatcatgttttatgcAGTAACTACCAGCATAAAAGCGCAACTTGTCAGTGCAAAATGACAGACCTGTGCAGCAACTGACACCTTCCACCTCCCCAAAAAAGTCCAAGCCCTCTATTCCAAGTTTACTCTAAATATCCAAACATGAAGACCTGAAGGCCTGTCTATATGTGTGTCACTGCTAGTTCTAGTTAAAGAAGTTTTTGTCTTTGGTTtaacatttcatccattttaaaCCTTTCTTTTGCGTGTTGCTACAGTTTATGTCATTCTCCTTCAAACGTGCAGCAATACTCTTCTAAACAACTTCTAATGTCGTTAATAAGTTCAttgtaaaatgtgtattttcatagCCTTGTTCTAAAATATAATTGTATTCCTGTCAGGTTTGCTCTCCCAGAGATAACAAATCACTCAATGGTGTCTGCAGACTCTAGAAATCATCTTCTGGTCTTTGTTGTTTGATTAGATTGGTCAGATTCTGTCATGATTCTTATCTTCACCGTAGATCAGTTTCAGTATTGGGTGGTAAATCCTTATCAATCTTGTGGTGTACCTCAGTGCTAAATGCTCTGTTTGACTTTGAAATGTATCTAATATGTTTgctaactttgttttgtttatagcAGTGTTTCTCAACCTGGTCCTCGGGACCCTGCCCTacatgttttcgatgtttccctcctctaccacacctgattcaaatgatcagctcgtcatcaagctctggagtggcctgataaggagccattcatttgaatcaggtgtgttggaggagggaaacatcgaaaacatgtAGGGCAGGGTCCCGAGGActggaattgagaaacactaGTTTATAGCAAAACTTGTCAGGGTCTCTAAAGTCCCTTTCCCATCGAGCAAAAAACCCGGGTTGACAACCCAGGTTTCTCGCTTGATGTGAAAGGGTCGACCCAGGTCTAACAACCTGGGTCAACATCTTGGCAATCGACCTGGGATATTATCAGCTTGGCtcggcttcaatgtgaacaggaatgccatgACGACTCGGGGTTTTCGCTCTgacgctgatatatctgcctgttacatccTGACTTGACGGCCtaacagactgtatcattgtaaaAGCTTCAcagtacattgcagataacattgcagtttgttgatgacctgaagcttctacaatgatacagttgCTGTGTCGCTGACCCAGGTTGACCCTTTCATAATGCTCGATGTGAAAGGAGCTTTAAAGTGTCTTCTCAGATGTGCCCCAAGTTCCGGAGGGCCAACTTCTTCCTCATCTGAATAAATTAGAGAAACGACCTTAACATTTCATAGGCTGCTCAGATTTGTTGGAAAAATGTCTCCTTCTTAACATGAAGAGTAAGTAAGTCACTCGTCTTGTCCTGTGGTTTGTTTGAAATTTCATCACTGGTACCAAGATAAAACAAttgaatttattattgtttttgagCCACCTTGTGGATTGGcacatatatattatgtatatttatacaataTTCTACATTCAAAATTCAGAAGTGGCCATATATTTTCCATGGTTGCCTTCCCCGACTGTACTATATTTTACTCCTTACTAGCAATCCAGCACTTCCTATCTATTACGATGTTTAGGCCttggaataaatatatttaaccaATGGATTAGAGTGTCAACAACTATCATAGCAATGTGATTGTCCGTCATTGTTGttcttaaatgtgtaatgtataaataaatgtacttgaATTACAGCTGAATAGCTTGCCCTGTGTTCCAAGGTACTGCTCTTGCAAATGTAACATGACAATACCGTGCTACAGTATTAGTATCTATATAAAATCTCACAGTTGCTTCATTTAATCTATCAAGTGAAAGGATATAGAAATGTGAGCACATTAGCGTTAACTCACCTTCATCTTGACGGTTCGCGATGCTTTTCAAACTGACTGCTAGGAGCACGAATACCAGTGCTTAGCATCTAGCTAGAAAAGCGAGGTAGGAGGTGATGCGGAGATGACGTGACAGTGGTCTTATAGACAGCAAGGGGAAAAGGTGGTTTGACAAGTTCATCTATGTTGAGCTGAATTAGTGCAAAGAGGGAGGAGTCAGTGGTCTGAAAAGAAACTCCAGCAGATAGACAACATGAAAGTCAGACTAGCTTTCCAGTTAACAAGAAACCAGTGACCACAAGCCCATCATTTCTCTGAAGTGGTGGTGGGCTGTGGCTGTTCAGAATCACAACAAGACTTCGCACACAAATGATCAGTTTCTTATGTTTCTTACTAGTCTGTGTAACTTATCAGTTGTATATAATAATCTGAGATCAACCCATATAGCAGCTCTTGGAGGCATTTCAGCCACACACTGATATTGAAAAGAAAGCTTTTATTATGATAtaccaaataaaactaaatctatGTTGCAAAACAAGCCACTGAAATTACAAACTAGCAAGAGCACACTaattgaaaagtgaaaaatgcaaGGTTTCGTATATATATCAAAATCTGAATCAGCAATAAGTAGATATATGAAGCAGCGATGCAAGTAGGTGAGGTACAACATGAAAAAAGGAATATACTGGATATGGCAGTATAACATGAATAGACAGGGTGATCAAAATGTATGCCTTAGTTTTCTATATAGTACCCCCCCTACAGAgcctttcaaaataacacacaaactAAGATATATGTAGAAGCTGCACAGAATAAATCTTGCGTTTTAACAGCTGCAGTAACCTTTACACTACTAAACTTAAATGCTTTCTATATTAGTAACACATTtatcacacaaaaaacacagtggCACAAATctcatttcactttcactttcctcGATCTTGAGAGATGTTCAACTGAAATAATAACTACACAATACATATatgatgttgttttaatgtttagttGCAGCTATTTTGTCAATTCTAATAATAAGTGGTCAACATTACTGACTATGCCTTTTGCTTAAACTAACCTCATCAGTGGAATAAAATGCATGTAAGCCTCAGTAAAACCAGTCATGGGTTATTTGACATCATACATTTGACTCTCAGAAGTAAGACTGATTTTTCCATGAACTTGattcattcacaaacacacccatCTCTAATAGGATGGCCTTTGGAATAGGATGTGAATGACGTGACACGTACAACTTCCTCAGACTTTGACTCATAGGTGTAGGTTTATACTCCATACATGCACTTCCACTCAGACTTGGAGCACACTTCACTTCCCATTTGAAGTACAGCTGGCCGTGGTTCAGATTACACAGATCCTCCTTTACTCCTGCAGACAGAACCTGCTCACATTTTCCTAACAAGTCATCGTCCCAGTTGTTGTCCTGATCCCACACTTCAAATCTCAATTTGTTTCCTCCAGACAGATCCTGGGGGCCCAGGTCTACGACCATGGCCCAGTGTgggttgttgttattgttaatgACAGGAGAACGACGAACCTCTTTACCAAAGAACACCTTGACATATCCGTCTGTGGCTGAGAAGTAGTCTCCCCACAAACCAGTGGCTCGTTGTACTGTTACAATGACCCGTGCCATGCCCTTACGTGTTGGGCAGCAATCCGTGTTCACACCAGGTTCATTGTGGCATTGGCACACACATGAATCCTTCGAGTCGCTCCTAATGCCAGTCTGACAACGGTCGCTGCAGTTCTTCATCAGGCCTTTCTCCAGGATGTAATGGCTAATGGCAGAGCGCAGGTTTTTCCAGGTTGAGGAGTTTACAGGCAATAATTCATGCAGAGAGTCCAGGGAATGTGAGACTATATCTGGATTCTGTGGTAATGTGTTCAGCCATTCTTTGTAGGCTGATGGATTTTTGTCAGCAGAGAAGAGAAGGTCTGGCTCTGTGGTATGGCCCCCCTTTATTTCTGTGAAGCTTTAGATAAAAGAATTGTCTAAACAGCTGAGCCAGAGCAGATTAGAACAAAAACTAGAGGAGCCTGTGTCTTTTAGGCATTTAACTTTGAAGCTATTAAATCCCGGGGGATACAATATGAAATATAATTGATACATTTTCTTACATGATGTTTTAAAATCTTACTTCATTGTTTTGCACAGAACATTATAAGATATGAAGATATGAATgaactttttaaagtttaacttATTTTCACTGTTAGAAGAATAGAAAACATTACAAATAATGTAAGGAACaagtaatataaataataagatgaCACATACCGGTCATTGAAGAGGCTGGAGAAGGCTGACTTACTGTCCGTCTTCTTTATGTCCTTCTTGCAATGCTGATACCGAGCGTTTACTGTGACTTTGATGGTGGCAGAGGCCTCAACTTCCAAGCACATCTGCACCTCCTCTGCACTTAACCCCTGCAGACTGGCCTCACACTGCCTGATACTAGTCACAGATTGAAGATTTCCACCAACCT
This genomic interval carries:
- the LOC124998318 gene encoding perforin-1-like; this encodes MKTESVIQFNSNMVLLKICVWTSLMLVLPQCTYQSCTEGTPRQCVEAEFAPGTNLAGEGFDITKMERKGAFVLDMNKWKRKDKTCTLCTNSYLENKKQKLPLSVLDWRTKQFCSMKVATKLHKSSESLLSSTTSSVENNWKVGLEFSKNDKGASLMLAGTHSKLAEYSMEKTKNDKFSFSSQSMSCEYYSYRVSSTPRLHREFHKAVKQLPKIYSPGTKQRFYKLIDTFGTHYITKVKLGGRVESVTSIRQCQASLQGLSVEEVEMCLEAEASASIKVEVKTEMKHCQKDANKMENKNSFSSLFNDRFTEIKGGHTTEPDLLFSADKNPSAYKEWLNTLPQNPDIISYSLDSLHELLPVNTFVRKNLRSAISHYILEKGLMKNCSDRCQVGIKSDSKDSCVCHCHNEPAVNTDCCPTRKGMARVIVTVQRAADLWGDHSTATDGYVKVFFGREMVRRTHVIQNNNNPHWAIVEDLGPQDLSGGNKLRFEVWDQDNNWDDDLLGECEQVLSAGVKEDLCNLQHGRLYFKWEVKCAPSLSGKTCMEYKPTPMSQSLKKLYVSRHSHPIPKAILLEMGVFANESSSWKNQSYF
- the LOC124998316 gene encoding glycine-rich cell wall structural protein 1.8 isoform X8 — translated: MLVQALLQTSLVLWLAQQTLQGGVKPQGVSWGRVLPARGVGIGVKPGVGGALGALGSRYGSKAMKSGPGQYPGAQHGVGGYGALGLGGRAGLKQGGYGNQGPYGASLGTANGLGLGYGQGGKPYGAGHGNLPAYGPLAGIGHPGARPGYFGGAGNYMGAGLGAGGFGAGLGQGAYLGGAAGKHGAAALGQGGYPQGVAGKSTGYGDGAAGHLGAMAGNGFGYGNGYSDGYGAGLGYPAELADVAEGKTGKREGAFGAGLEPTGGKYGGAAQSPYGNVPVIPAGLEGDGSYPYAAQHLSLGAEGTKTANKYGYGAHLGPPQDALAFTGEQTGKYGGANGNGYKG
- the LOC124998024 gene encoding perforin-1-like, producing the protein MVLLKICVWTGLMLVLPQCTYQSCTEGTPRQCVEAEFAPGTNLAGEGFDITKMERKGAFVLDMNKWKRKDKTCTLCTNPYMENKKQKLPLSVLDWRAKQSCSMKVATKLHKSSESLLSSTTSSVENNWKVGLDFTLGKKGASLMMAGTHSKLAGYSMEKTKNDKFSFSSQSMSCEYYSYRVSNTPRWHREFRKAVKQLPKIYSPGTKQQFYKLIDNFGTHYITKVKVGGNLQSVTSIRQCEASLQGLSAEEVQMCLEVEASATIKVTVNARYQHCKKDIKKTDSKSAFSSLFNDRFTEIKGGHTTEPDLLFSADKNPSAYKEWLNTLPQNPDIVSHSLDSLHELLPVNSSTWKNLRSAISHYILEKGLMKNCSDRCQTGIRSDSKDSCVCQCHNEPGVNTDCCPTRKGMARVIVTVQRATGLWGDYFSATDGYVKVFFGKEVRRSPVINNNNNPHWAMVVDLGPQDLSGGNKLRFEVWDQDNNWDDDLLGKCEQVLSAGVKEDLCNLNHGQLYFKWEVKCAPSLSGSACMEYKPTPMSQSLRKLYVSRHSHPIPKAILLEMGVFVNESSSWKNQSYF
- the LOC124998316 gene encoding glycine-rich cell wall structural protein 1.8 isoform X5; translation: MLVQALLQTSLVLWLAQQTLQGGVKPQGVSWGRVLPARGVGIGVKPGVGGALGALGSRYGSKAMKSGPGQYPGAQHGVGGYGALGLGGRAGLKQGGYGNQGPYGASLGTANGLGLGYGQGGKRAYGAGHGNLPAYGPLAGIGHPGARPGVFPGYPTGKGATKHKPGYFGGAGNYMGAGLGAGGFGAGLGQGAYLGGAAGKHGAAALGQGGYPQGVAGKSTGYGDGAAGHLGAMAGNGFGYGNGYSDGYGAGLGYPAELADVAEGKTGKREGAFGAGLEPTGGKYGGAAQSPYGNVPVIPAGLEGDGSYPYAAQHLSLGAEGTKTANKYGYGAHLGPPQDALAFTGEQTGKYGGANGNGYKG
- the LOC124998316 gene encoding glycine-rich cell wall structural protein 1.0 isoform X6 translates to MLVQALLQTSLVLWLAQQTLQGGVKPQGVSWGRVLPARGVGIGVKPGVGGALGALGSRYGSKAMKSGPGQYPGAQHGVGGYGALGLGGRAGLKQGGYGNQGPYGASLGTANGLGLGYGQGGKPYGAGHGNLPAYGPLAGIGHPGARPGVFPGYPTGKGATKHKPGYFGGAGNYMGAGLGAGGFGAGLGQGAYLGGAAGKHGAAALGQGGYPQGVAGKSTGYGDGAAGHLGAMAGNGFGYGNGYSDGYGAGLGYPAELADVAEGKTGKREGAFGAGLEPTGGKYGGAAQSPYGNVPVIPAGLEGDGSYPYAAQHLSLGAEGTKTANKYGYGAHLGPPQDALAFTGEQTGKYGGANGNGYKG
- the LOC124998316 gene encoding glycine-rich cell wall structural protein 1.8 isoform X7, coding for MLVQALLQTSLVLWLAQQTLQGGVKPQGVSWGRVLPARGVGIGVKPGVGGALGALGSRYGSKAMKSGPGQYPGAQHGVGGYGALGLGGRAGLKQGGYGNQGPYGASLGTANGLGLGYGQGGKRAYGAGHGNLPAYGPLAGIGHPGARPGYFGGAGNYMGAGLGAGGFGAGLGQGAYLGGAAGKHGAAALGQGGYPQGVAGKSTGYGDGAAGHLGAMAGNGFGYGNGYSDGYGAGLGYPAELADVAEGKTGKREGAFGAGLEPTGGKYGGAAQSPYGNVPVIPAGLEGDGSYPYAAQHLSLGAEGTKTANKYGYGAHLGPPQDALAFTGEQTGKYGGANGNGYKG